One stretch of Candidatus Binatia bacterium DNA includes these proteins:
- a CDS encoding K(+)-transporting ATPase subunit F — MTLDYVLGGLVTVGLLIYLVYALLRPDRF, encoded by the coding sequence ATGACACTTGACTACGTGCTGGGTGGACTCGTGACCGTCGGGCTCCTGATCTACCTGGTGTACGCCCTGTTGCGTCCGGACCGATTCTGA